A stretch of the Vanacampus margaritifer isolate UIUO_Vmar chromosome 6, RoL_Vmar_1.0, whole genome shotgun sequence genome encodes the following:
- the LOC144053685 gene encoding C-type lectin LmsL-like produces the protein MAFALHSLFLLCGIAGLLTEVRSFPAIYTQYNDCPEGWTQLDCKCYIIEDEARSFADAESVCNILGGNLVSIHNDLENALNVELLKQGTSASAGWIGLHDSILDGDYIWTDGSDEDFLNFDTTNSEPNSITGDCVEVDLMDGLWQTADCTDDNIYVCIKDSQPFHH, from the exons ATGGCATTTGCTCTTCACTCGTTGTTCCTCCTCTGCGGGATCGCGGGACTGTTGACTGAAGTC CGGTCTTTCCCTGCGATTTATACACAAT ACAATGACTGTCCTGAAGGCTGGACTCAGTTGGACTGTAAATGTTACATCATAGAAGATGAAGCCAGGAGCTTTGCAGACGCAGAG TCCGTCTGCAACATTCTTGGTGGGAATCTGGTCTCCATCCACAATGACCTGGAAAATGCACTTAATGTTGAACTGTTGAAGCAAGGGACTTCTGCTTCTGCAGGCTGGATTGGACTCCATGATTCAATTTTG gATGGTGACTACATATGGACTGATGGCTCAGATGAGGATTTCCTTAACTTTGACACAACCAATTCAGAGCCTAATAGTATTACTGGTGACTGTGTAGAAGTGGACTTGATGG ATGGTTTGTGGCAAACTGCGGACTGCACAGACGACAATATATACGTCTGCATCAAGGATAGTCAACCCTTTCACCACTAA